A section of the Marinimicrobium koreense genome encodes:
- a CDS encoding M56 family metallopeptidase, whose protein sequence is MNWLTQWLGEAFVYALGWTLLHSLWQSALVAVGLALVLTVTPRWSANARYLSAVMALGVVMVLSALTYSRYYAIVEVALVEAAAVPEPVLTDSGSLFSPAVWADWINRHMSAIVLLWMLGFALFMARYCGGLLYCYRLKNRLSHPASSPWQTRVNALGSRLGIGRGVVLRLSERLEGPCVVGHLKPVVLLPAALLTQMSRDELEAILRHELAHIRRNDYLVGLIQSLIKTLYFFNWPVLWISEQIDRERENACDDIAADGCKSRIFYAETLARFSSLKMDGSASNDGELTMAINGKHPHLLARIRRLFEPATSTARPFEGLVSSLLLVALGLFLSMHSQAEDQYPDIETLDDASVESLIDTFRSQLIDADDEPHFVTTLVPTSDYQALSEQERAAFVRHFKAALWKDLYRDKERSPFFSHLNEDEWLEARQVLLEQHYAHFLRALEGKLVRLEEHDARVSDQSDKIRFATYEGGRMEAEVPVGSIRALQNQPGESVEAGPFSLRALNDGSLLLTLRRGEQMPDFVTSRKVGSEDFSGDGALAGKMKFFSYNDDPKQGHIRSFAATSDFYQVWLGKEAVESVLTGQDAEGYSALLGFRASREGLMEIAFDPEPEQYLSNRLMMFMDSDKLPFLEEREKELASLFAKLPSDLHSYLYQEKHLERHFQAWSLQTGVVMSDRQKRTFTVIFQKMRADFLLEAVQDPERDALEMAHHSISVWADDFNWVNIYPGNKEPDALFDLIIEDKKITEAVAQVAEVCEGIERPEGYELVTQPVSLYGYETHCEQWQGVFEQLVENHADLAAR, encoded by the coding sequence ATGAACTGGCTGACCCAATGGCTGGGCGAGGCGTTTGTTTACGCCCTGGGGTGGACCCTATTGCACTCCCTTTGGCAGAGCGCCTTGGTGGCCGTCGGCTTGGCGCTGGTGTTGACGGTGACACCTCGCTGGTCGGCCAATGCCCGTTACCTGAGTGCGGTGATGGCCCTGGGGGTTGTCATGGTACTGAGCGCACTGACCTACAGCCGCTACTACGCGATAGTGGAGGTAGCGTTGGTAGAAGCCGCTGCCGTCCCCGAGCCGGTACTGACCGACTCCGGTTCGCTGTTCTCGCCGGCGGTGTGGGCCGACTGGATCAACCGGCATATGTCGGCCATCGTGCTGCTCTGGATGTTGGGCTTCGCACTCTTTATGGCTCGATATTGCGGCGGGCTGCTTTACTGCTATCGCCTGAAAAACCGGCTGAGTCATCCGGCATCGTCGCCGTGGCAGACACGGGTCAATGCCCTGGGGAGCCGCCTCGGAATCGGCAGGGGCGTGGTGCTGAGACTCAGCGAGCGCCTGGAAGGACCTTGTGTTGTCGGTCATCTGAAGCCGGTGGTTCTGTTGCCCGCTGCACTCCTGACCCAGATGAGTCGCGATGAACTGGAGGCGATCCTGCGACACGAGCTGGCCCATATCCGTCGCAACGACTATCTGGTCGGCCTGATCCAAAGCCTGATTAAAACCCTGTACTTCTTTAACTGGCCCGTGCTTTGGATCAGTGAGCAGATCGATCGTGAGCGGGAAAATGCCTGCGACGATATCGCCGCTGACGGTTGTAAAAGCCGGATTTTTTACGCCGAGACCTTGGCCCGATTTTCCTCGCTGAAGATGGACGGCTCGGCTTCCAATGATGGAGAACTCACCATGGCTATAAATGGAAAGCACCCGCACCTACTCGCCCGTATTCGTCGACTGTTTGAGCCCGCGACGTCTACCGCACGTCCGTTTGAAGGGCTGGTGTCCAGCTTGCTGCTGGTGGCGCTGGGGTTGTTCTTGAGTATGCACTCCCAAGCCGAGGACCAATACCCCGACATTGAAACCCTTGACGATGCCTCGGTGGAAAGCCTGATCGACACCTTTCGTTCGCAGTTGATAGACGCCGACGATGAGCCCCACTTTGTGACCACGCTGGTGCCAACCTCGGATTATCAGGCCCTGTCGGAACAGGAGCGGGCGGCGTTCGTTCGACACTTCAAAGCGGCGTTGTGGAAGGATCTTTATCGCGACAAAGAGCGTTCTCCGTTCTTCAGTCATCTCAACGAGGACGAGTGGTTGGAGGCGCGGCAGGTGTTGCTTGAGCAACATTATGCGCACTTCCTTCGGGCGCTGGAGGGTAAACTGGTTCGACTGGAAGAGCATGACGCCCGGGTGTCTGATCAATCCGATAAAATTCGTTTCGCGACATATGAGGGGGGACGAATGGAGGCGGAAGTTCCCGTCGGTTCAATTCGAGCGTTGCAAAATCAACCAGGCGAGTCAGTGGAGGCCGGCCCTTTTTCTCTACGCGCTTTGAACGATGGCAGCCTGCTCTTGACCCTTCGACGGGGGGAGCAGATGCCGGATTTCGTCACCTCGCGCAAGGTAGGATCGGAAGACTTTTCCGGTGATGGAGCCTTGGCGGGAAAGATGAAATTCTTTTCATATAATGATGACCCCAAGCAGGGGCACATTCGATCGTTCGCGGCTACCTCTGACTTTTATCAGGTGTGGTTGGGCAAAGAAGCTGTTGAATCTGTGTTAACTGGTCAGGACGCGGAAGGCTATAGCGCACTGCTTGGGTTTCGGGCCAGTCGAGAAGGCCTAATGGAAATAGCGTTTGATCCCGAGCCTGAACAATACCTTTCCAACCGCTTGATGATGTTTATGGATAGCGACAAGTTACCCTTTTTGGAAGAGCGGGAGAAAGAGCTTGCAAGTCTGTTCGCCAAGCTGCCCAGCGACTTGCATTCCTACCTCTATCAGGAAAAGCATTTAGAGCGTCATTTCCAAGCGTGGTCATTGCAAACAGGCGTTGTTATGAGTGACCGACAAAAACGGACATTCACCGTAATCTTCCAGAAAATGAGAGCCGATTTTTTGCTTGAGGCGGTGCAAGACCCGGAGCGTGATGCGCTGGAGATGGCTCACCATTCCATATCGGTCTGGGCCGATGATTTCAATTGGGTAAATATTTATCCTGGCAACAAGGAGCCCGACGCACTCTTTGACTTGATCATTGAAGATAAAAAAATTACGGAAGCCGTAGCCCAGGTCGCTGAGGTGTGTGAGGGCATCGAACGCCCTGAGGGGTACGAGTTGGTTACCCAGCCGGTGTCATTGTACGGCTATGAAACGCATTGTGAGCAATGGCAGGGAGTGTTTGAACAATTGGTGGAAAACCATGCCGATCTCGCTGCGCGATAG
- a CDS encoding putative zinc-binding protein — MDDTQKPLVYACSGRSNVAQLANDIAVVMDREGHAEMSCIAGVGGDVPSLVKVAKSGRDICAIDGCALACVKHSLARHGVTPKWHIELTRKGIKKRNQEGCSIQEHYDVLRSVYSELGIIATGE; from the coding sequence ATGGACGACACACAGAAACCGCTGGTTTACGCCTGCTCGGGCCGCTCCAACGTGGCCCAGTTGGCGAACGATATTGCCGTGGTTATGGACCGGGAAGGCCACGCTGAAATGTCCTGTATTGCGGGCGTGGGCGGCGATGTACCGAGTCTGGTCAAGGTCGCCAAATCCGGCCGCGATATCTGCGCCATCGACGGCTGCGCCCTGGCCTGCGTCAAGCACTCCCTTGCCCGCCACGGCGTAACGCCCAAGTGGCATATTGAGCTTACCCGCAAGGGCATCAAAAAGCGGAATCAGGAAGGGTGCTCCATTCAGGAGCATTACGATGTGTTGCGCAGTGTGTATAGCGAGTTGGGGATTATCGCGACGGGGGAGTAG
- the moaA gene encoding GTP 3',8-cyclase MoaA: MLTDSFDRRFSYLRLSVTEVCNFRCDYCLPDGTDCGPDARAQDLTLDEIRRLVNAFARLGMRKVRITGGEPSLRKDLTEIIRLCKQTPGIETVAMTTNGYRLTKDIDAWHAAGLDALNVSIDSLDHAKFEMITGHNKLQEILKGLERAAELGIPNIKVNSVLMKHYNDDALDDFLDFVKTRPITLRMIELMQTGDNVEFFDRHHLSGDRVIERMRAQGWQERLRGRDSGPAREFWHPDYAGGIGMIMPYSKDFCATCNRLRVSSQGQLFLCLFVDEHQSLRHLLQSDDPEPVMAFLREAIKGKDFSHHLHEQNPGSTRQLAMIGG; encoded by the coding sequence ATGCTGACTGACTCTTTTGATCGGCGCTTCAGTTATTTGCGCCTGTCCGTTACCGAAGTGTGCAACTTTCGGTGCGACTACTGCCTGCCGGATGGGACCGATTGCGGCCCCGATGCCCGTGCTCAGGACCTGACCCTCGACGAAATCCGCCGTCTGGTGAATGCCTTTGCTCGCCTGGGCATGCGCAAGGTGCGCATTACCGGCGGCGAACCCTCCCTGCGCAAAGATCTGACCGAGATCATCCGACTGTGCAAGCAGACCCCCGGTATTGAAACCGTGGCCATGACCACCAATGGCTACCGTTTGACCAAGGACATCGACGCCTGGCACGCGGCGGGCCTGGATGCGCTCAACGTGAGCATCGACAGCCTGGATCACGCCAAGTTTGAGATGATCACCGGTCACAACAAACTGCAGGAAATTCTCAAGGGGCTGGAGCGTGCGGCCGAGTTGGGCATTCCCAACATCAAGGTCAACAGCGTGTTGATGAAGCATTACAATGACGATGCGCTAGATGACTTTCTCGACTTCGTCAAAACACGGCCGATCACCCTGCGCATGATCGAACTGATGCAGACCGGGGATAACGTCGAGTTTTTTGACCGCCACCATTTGAGCGGCGACCGGGTGATCGAGCGGATGCGCGCTCAGGGTTGGCAGGAGCGACTGCGCGGTCGGGACTCCGGCCCCGCCCGGGAATTCTGGCACCCGGATTACGCTGGCGGCATCGGCATGATCATGCCCTATAGCAAAGACTTCTGCGCCACCTGCAACCGTCTGCGCGTCTCCAGTCAGGGGCAGCTGTTCCTGTGCCTGTTTGTCGACGAGCACCAGAGCCTGCGCCACCTGTTGCAGTCCGATGATCCGGAGCCGGTGATGGCGTTTTTGCGGGAAGCCATCAAGGGCAAAGATTTCAGCCATCACCTGCACGAGCAGAACCCCGGCTCGACCCGGCAGTTGGCGATGATCGGCGGTTAA
- the glp gene encoding gephyrin-like molybdotransferase Glp, with protein sequence MACCDEPQLIPVQDAIARMQVAVQAVTDTETVPLPELLDRVTAEPVHAGFNVPGYDNSAMDGYALRAQDAGQVLTLVGQSLAGHHFDGELNAGQCVRITTGATIPAGADAVVMQENTEVDGDSIRVMKAPAAGENIRRAGEDITQGQEVFPSCYRFGPVDIALLASLGLAEASVKRRLKVAVLSTGDELTPPGQPLKDGHIYDSNRYGLIAILQRLNVEVLDLGLIPDQPDQIRAAFERAGAEADAIISSGGVSVGDADYVKDILGELGEIGFWKVAIKPGKPFAFGHLGKAVFFGLPGNPVSSMVTLHQLALPILRTMAGEAPEPPLQLTAKAASGYKKRPGRQDFQRATLRCVDGENQIDSNGAQGSGVLTSFLGANAYAVLEAERGKVETGESVTVIPFDRFIT encoded by the coding sequence ATGGCCTGCTGCGACGAACCCCAACTGATTCCGGTTCAGGACGCCATCGCCCGCATGCAAGTGGCGGTACAGGCAGTGACCGACACGGAAACCGTTCCCCTACCCGAGCTGCTCGACCGGGTCACCGCCGAGCCGGTACACGCCGGTTTTAATGTCCCCGGCTACGACAATTCGGCGATGGATGGCTACGCTCTGCGCGCCCAAGATGCCGGACAAGTGTTGACGCTGGTCGGACAATCATTGGCCGGGCATCACTTTGACGGCGAACTGAACGCGGGGCAATGCGTGCGCATTACCACCGGCGCCACGATTCCCGCCGGTGCCGATGCGGTGGTCATGCAAGAAAATACCGAGGTCGACGGCGATAGCATTCGCGTCATGAAAGCGCCTGCTGCGGGCGAGAACATTCGTCGCGCCGGCGAGGACATCACGCAAGGCCAGGAAGTGTTTCCCTCCTGCTATCGTTTCGGTCCCGTGGATATTGCCCTGCTCGCCTCGTTGGGTTTGGCCGAGGCCTCGGTCAAGCGACGCCTCAAAGTCGCGGTGCTGTCCACCGGCGATGAATTGACCCCACCGGGACAACCACTGAAAGATGGCCACATTTACGACAGCAACCGCTACGGTCTGATCGCCATTCTTCAACGCCTGAACGTCGAGGTGCTGGACCTGGGCCTGATTCCTGATCAGCCAGACCAGATCCGCGCCGCTTTCGAACGCGCGGGAGCAGAAGCCGACGCCATCATTTCCAGCGGCGGTGTATCGGTAGGCGATGCGGATTATGTCAAAGACATTCTCGGCGAATTGGGGGAGATCGGCTTCTGGAAAGTGGCCATCAAACCCGGCAAACCCTTTGCCTTTGGGCACCTTGGTAAGGCGGTATTCTTTGGCCTGCCCGGCAACCCGGTGTCCTCCATGGTCACCCTGCACCAGTTGGCACTGCCCATCCTGCGCACCATGGCCGGCGAAGCACCGGAACCGCCCTTGCAGCTGACCGCCAAGGCCGCCAGCGGCTACAAAAAACGCCCGGGCCGACAGGACTTCCAACGCGCGACTCTGCGCTGCGTCGATGGCGAAAACCAGATCGACAGCAACGGCGCCCAGGGCTCCGGTGTACTCACCTCCTTCCTCGGCGCCAATGCCTACGCCGTGCTCGAAGCCGAGCGAGGCAAAGTCGAAACCGGCGAGTCCGTCACCGTCATTCCCTTTGATCGGTTTATTACCTGA
- the moaB gene encoding molybdenum cofactor biosynthesis protein B — translation MAHALPSEMKPLNIAVLTVSDTRTFENDTSGQYLVDALQEEGHTLADRALLKDDIYQIRAQVSVWIADANVHVVLITGGTGFTDRDSTPEAMKPLFDKEVEGFGEMFRQISWGEIGTSTIQSRALAGLANHTLIACLPGSTGACRTGWTKLLQPQLDARQGPCNFVGHLMR, via the coding sequence ATGGCACACGCCTTACCATCGGAAATGAAACCCCTGAACATTGCGGTTCTGACCGTTTCCGATACCCGCACCTTTGAGAACGACACCTCGGGTCAGTACCTGGTGGACGCTCTGCAGGAAGAGGGCCATACCCTCGCCGACCGCGCCTTATTGAAAGACGATATTTATCAGATTCGCGCCCAGGTGTCCGTCTGGATCGCCGATGCCAACGTGCATGTGGTCCTGATCACCGGTGGCACCGGATTTACCGACCGGGATTCGACCCCCGAGGCGATGAAGCCGTTGTTTGATAAAGAAGTGGAAGGGTTTGGGGAGATGTTCCGGCAGATTTCCTGGGGGGAGATTGGCACGTCGACCATTCAGTCTCGAGCGTTGGCGGGGTTGGCGAATCATACCTTGATTGCCTGTCTGCCCGGGTCGACCGGGGCCTGCCGCACAGGATGGACGAAGTTGTTGCAGCCGCAGTTGGATGCGCGGCAGGGGCCCTGTAATTTTGTGGGGCATTTGATGCGGTAG
- a CDS encoding BlaI/MecI/CopY family transcriptional regulator — protein MPKSSRSTPTRSEMQILEQLWQCREATAQTIHDALGGERSVGYTGTLKMMQLMHQKGLLGRRREGRSHVYYPLVEEQDTKASLLSSFIDTTFSGSASKLMMHLLGNKTVSRQELDEIREYLDRIEEDKS, from the coding sequence ATGCCCAAGTCGTCCCGTTCAACCCCAACTCGCTCGGAAATGCAGATCCTGGAGCAGCTCTGGCAGTGTCGTGAGGCCACCGCCCAGACCATTCACGACGCCCTGGGCGGTGAGCGCTCGGTGGGCTACACCGGCACGCTCAAAATGATGCAGCTGATGCACCAGAAAGGGCTTCTGGGGCGGCGGCGCGAAGGGCGTAGCCACGTGTACTATCCCCTGGTGGAAGAACAGGACACCAAAGCCTCGCTGCTCAGCTCATTTATCGATACCACCTTTTCAGGTTCCGCCAGCAAACTGATGATGCACCTGCTGGGCAATAAAACCGTGTCCCGTCAAGAACTGGACGAAATACGGGAATACCTCGATCGGATTGAGGAGGACAAGTCATGA
- the yegQ gene encoding tRNA 5-hydroxyuridine modification protein YegQ, with protein MPLFAPELLSPAGSLRAMRLAFAYGADAIYAGLPRMSLRVRNNSFDHEAMAQGISEAHALGKRFYAVTNVAPHNNKVRTLIKHLAPVVDMGPDALIVSDPGVIWLVRQQFPGMPMHLSVQANTVNWAAVKFWQEQGVERIILSRELGIEEIGEIREQVPDMELEVFVHGALCMAYSGRCMLSGYFNHRDPNQGACTNACRWKYEAKPAREDEVGQWEPVVIEDKTRPGELMPMDEDEHGSYILNSKDLRAVEYVEQLTRMGVHSLKIEGRTKSPYYVARTAQVYRRAIDDAVAGKAFDPSLLFELEGLANRGYTAGLLDRHARPETLQNLERAHHNGAQQWVAEPKARVGDWYEVEAKNGFSVGERLYLLTPGGNHPFELTALQDKTGTPIVRAPGSGHRVRLQLPVHCDPSTALLVKNLP; from the coding sequence ATGCCCCTGTTCGCCCCCGAACTTCTGTCCCCCGCCGGCAGCCTGCGCGCCATGCGTCTGGCCTTTGCCTACGGTGCCGATGCGATCTACGCCGGCCTGCCACGCATGAGCCTGCGGGTGCGCAATAACAGCTTTGATCACGAGGCCATGGCCCAGGGCATCAGCGAGGCGCATGCCCTGGGCAAGCGCTTTTATGCGGTGACCAACGTGGCGCCGCACAACAACAAGGTCCGCACCCTGATCAAGCATCTGGCGCCGGTAGTGGATATGGGGCCGGACGCCCTGATCGTCTCCGATCCTGGCGTCATCTGGCTGGTCCGCCAGCAGTTTCCCGGCATGCCCATGCACTTATCGGTCCAGGCCAATACGGTCAACTGGGCGGCGGTCAAATTCTGGCAGGAGCAGGGCGTCGAGCGGATCATCCTGTCCCGGGAACTGGGCATCGAGGAGATCGGCGAAATCCGCGAGCAGGTGCCGGACATGGAGCTGGAGGTCTTTGTTCACGGAGCCCTGTGCATGGCCTATTCCGGGCGCTGCATGCTCTCGGGCTACTTCAACCACCGCGACCCGAATCAGGGCGCCTGCACCAATGCCTGCCGCTGGAAATACGAGGCCAAACCCGCCCGGGAAGATGAGGTAGGGCAGTGGGAGCCCGTGGTGATCGAGGACAAGACCCGCCCCGGTGAGCTGATGCCGATGGATGAAGACGAACACGGCAGCTACATCCTCAACTCCAAAGACCTGCGTGCCGTGGAGTATGTGGAGCAGCTGACCCGGATGGGCGTGCACTCGCTCAAAATCGAGGGGCGCACCAAGTCGCCCTACTATGTGGCCCGCACCGCCCAGGTCTACCGCCGCGCCATCGACGATGCCGTCGCCGGAAAAGCCTTTGATCCGAGCCTGCTGTTTGAGCTGGAAGGCCTGGCCAACCGAGGCTACACCGCCGGCCTGCTGGACCGCCACGCCCGCCCCGAAACCCTGCAGAACCTGGAGCGTGCGCACCACAACGGTGCCCAGCAGTGGGTGGCCGAGCCCAAGGCGAGGGTGGGGGACTGGTACGAAGTCGAGGCCAAAAATGGCTTCTCCGTGGGCGAACGGTTGTACCTGTTGACGCCCGGGGGCAATCATCCGTTTGAGCTAACCGCACTGCAGGATAAAACCGGCACCCCAATAGTGCGCGCCCCCGGCTCGGGCCACCGCGTCCGCCTGCAACTCCCGGTTCACTGCGATCCGAGCACAGCACTTCTGGTTAAAAACCTGCCGTAG
- the narL gene encoding two-component system response regulator NarL, whose amino-acid sequence MSHDAASIMLVDDHPLLRKGLQQLIELSDDLELVAQAGSGAEAIKLGEELDPDLILLDLNMQGMDGLETLEKLRGVGVTSRIVMLTVSDADEDVIAAISRGADGYLLKDMEPDELLTQIERALQGKMVMSEAVTQALATAIRKPQPNNEAKLDSLTGRELEILKLIAKGLSNKLIARELDISDGTVKVHVKHLLKKLGLRSRVEAAVWMINQEKSD is encoded by the coding sequence ATGAGCCACGACGCGGCCAGCATCATGCTGGTGGATGACCACCCCTTATTGCGCAAAGGGTTGCAGCAACTGATTGAACTGTCCGACGACCTGGAGCTGGTCGCGCAGGCCGGCAGCGGCGCCGAAGCCATCAAGCTCGGGGAAGAACTGGACCCGGACCTGATTCTGCTCGACCTGAACATGCAGGGCATGGACGGACTGGAAACCCTGGAAAAATTGCGCGGGGTGGGCGTGACTTCCCGCATCGTGATGCTCACCGTCTCCGACGCCGACGAAGATGTGATTGCCGCCATCTCCCGGGGCGCCGACGGTTATCTGCTCAAGGACATGGAACCGGACGAACTGCTCACCCAGATCGAGCGCGCCCTGCAGGGCAAGATGGTGATGAGCGAAGCCGTGACCCAGGCCCTGGCCACCGCCATCCGCAAGCCCCAGCCCAACAACGAAGCCAAGCTCGACAGCCTGACCGGGCGCGAGCTGGAAATTCTCAAACTGATCGCCAAGGGCCTGAGCAATAAACTGATCGCCCGGGAGCTGGACATTTCCGACGGCACGGTCAAAGTGCACGTCAAACATCTGCTGAAAAAGCTCGGCCTGCGCTCGCGGGTGGAAGCCGCCGTGTGGATGATCAACCAGGAAAAGAGTGACTGA